The Coffea arabica cultivar ET-39 chromosome 1e, Coffea Arabica ET-39 HiFi, whole genome shotgun sequence genome has a window encoding:
- the LOC140016103 gene encoding uncharacterized protein, giving the protein MFFFSLPQLLEYSSPVHGSGGGGWKKSVSEIGMVGFVQKLKLGLLTPHMLVGEFYDAQGWNEQRLRRWLSPFLIAYVFQIPFSRHQEDCIVWALAPSGEFSVSSTWEEGDQSAASKECRVTVPNPPKVDLPFFEGDRPQEWIRKCEKYFLIHQLPEDQKLEVMEMYLVGKAEIWFQGVKRSKGRISWEEFYELLKRRFGDRERRDEVEEFINSTKPAFFISGIKEEIRPMVKMLKPNTLIEAFEIAEWQEQSLALNGRTAKMTPLRATIVDGTNISMELFCPNVTWSIQGYNFSFPLVIMELGTWDMILGVDWMVQYNPITFDFKQLLIKLSEENGEMVFEGAAEQPSIKLIRGKAIKKFMQQKHRTLASICSVPEDSNSDDVSSLPSEISELLHQFSDVFTEPTQLPPERAHDHTIPLKPGAQPFKLKPYRYPYSQKTEIENQVSNMLQTGIIKPSTSPFSSPVLLVKKKEGTWRFCVDYSKIDLRSGYHQIRLKACDIHKTAFQTHQGHYEFLVMLFGLTNTPASFQSLMNEIFQPYLRKFILVFFDDILIYSPDLQSHVNHLRTVLEILRSHQLYAKMSKCMFAQLRVEYLGHIISYNGIEMDATKVEYIRAWQALETVKALRGFLGLTGYYRRFVQGYGQICKSLTELLRNDSFGWNESAATAF; this is encoded by the exons ATGTTCTTCTTTTCGCTTCCTCAACTTTTGGAGTACTCATCACCAGTTCATGGGAGTGGTGGCGGAGGATGGAAAAAATCGGTCTCCGAGATAGGCATGGTTGGTTTTGTTCAGAAGCTAAAGCTG GGGTTGCTGACCCCCCATATGCTTGTGGGAGAGTTCTATGACGCTCAGGGGTGGAATGAACAGCGGCTTCGACGTTGGTTATCTCCATTTCTGATTGCCTATGTTTTCCAAATTCCATTCTCAAGACATCAGGAGGATTGCATTGTGTGGGCTCTAGCTCCCTCTGGGGAATTCTCTGTATCATCTACCTGGGAGGAG GGTGATCAGTCAGCAGCAAGCAAGGAGTGTAGGGTTACAGTTCCGAATCCTCCTAAGGTAGATCTTCCTTTCTTTGAAGGGGACAGGCCTCAGGAGTGGATCAGGAAATGTGAGAAATATTTTCTCATTCATCAACTTCCTGAGGACCAGAAATTGGAAGTAATGGAGATGTATCTGGTAGGGAAAGCAGAAATATGGTTTCAAGGAGTCAAGAGGAGCAAGGGAAGAATCTCTTGGGAAGAATTCTATGAATTATTGAAGAGGAGGTTTGGAGATCGAGAAAGAAGAGATGAGGTGGAGGAATTCATAAACTCTACCAAACCAGCATT TTTCATTAGTGGCATTAAAGAGGAAATCAGGCCTATGGTTAAGATGTTAAAGCCTAATACCTTAATTGAGGCTTTTGAGATTGCAGAATGGCAGGAACAATCACTGGCATTGAATGGAAG GACAGCTAAGATGACACCACTAAGGGCCACAATTGTTGATGGGACCAACATTTCCATGGAACTGTTTTGTCCCAATGTGACATGGAGCATCCAAGGGTATAACTTTAGCTTTCCTTTGGTAATCATGGAACTAGGGACATGGGATATGATACTTGGAGTAGATTGGATGGTGCAGTACAATCCTATCACATTCGACTTCAAACAGTTACTGATCAAACTATCAGAAGAAAATGGGGAAATGGTGTTTGAAGGTGCAGCTGAGCAACCCTCAATAAAACTAATCAGAGGAAAGGCAATAAAGAAATTCATGCAACAGAAACACAGAACCTTGGCATCAATCTGTTCAGTGCCTGAGGATAGCAACTCAGATGATGTAAGTTCACTCCCTAGTGAAATCTCAGAATTATTGCACCAGTTCTCTGATGTGTTTACTGAACCTACACAATTACCACCTGAAAGAGCACATGACCACACCATACCCTTGAAACCAGGGGCTCAACCTTTTAAACTCAAACCCTATAGGTATCCATACTCCCAAAAAACAGAAATTGAAAACCAAGTGTCCAACATGCTTCAAACTGGGATCATTAAGCCTAGTACTAGcccattttcttctcctgtCTTGCTagtcaaaaagaaagaaggtaCTTGGCGCTTCTGTGTAGATTACAG CAAGATTGACCTCAGATCTGGTTATCACCAAATCAGACTCAAGGCTTGTGACATCCATAAAACAGCATTTCAAACTCACCAAGGCCATTATGAATTCCTAGTTATGCTTTTTGGCCTCACTAATACCCCTGCCTCTTTCCAATCCCTCATGAATGAGATCTTCCAGCCTTACCTCAGAAAATTTATACTTGTCTTCTTTGATGACATACTCATCTACAGTCCAGACCTCCAATCCCATGTAAACCACCTGAGAACAGTGCTGGAAATTTTGAGATCTCACCAGTTGTATGCAAAGATGTCTAAGTGCATGTTTGCTCAACTGAGAGTGGAGTACTTGGGCCATATCATATCCTACAATGGGATTGAAATGGATGCTACTAAGGTTGAATACATAAGAGCTTGGCAAGCGCTTGAAACTGTTAAGGCTTTGAGGGGATTTTTAGGCCTTACAGGTTATTACAGGAGGTTTGTGCAAGGTTATGGGCAAATCTGCAAGTCTTTGACTGAATTGTTGAGGAATGACTCTTTTGGCTGGAATGAATCAGCAGCCACAGCCTTCTAG